A genomic region of Leptolyngbya sp. CCY15150 contains the following coding sequences:
- a CDS encoding helix-turn-helix domain-containing protein, whose protein sequence is MSEQRQQRIRLEISREAARLFWEQGVAATTGEQIAAAVGLSVRTLWRYFRNKESCVEPVLAQDGEEFVALLRRWPRDVSLEDHLMEWA, encoded by the coding sequence ATGAGTGAGCAGCGGCAGCAGCGGATACGTCTGGAGATTTCGCGGGAGGCGGCGCGTTTGTTCTGGGAGCAAGGCGTCGCTGCCACGACCGGCGAGCAAATCGCCGCTGCAGTGGGTCTCTCTGTACGTACTCTCTGGCGGTACTTCCGCAACAAGGAGAGCTGTGTCGAGCCGGTCTTGGCGCAGGATGGCGAGGAGTTTGTGGCGCTATTGCGCCGCTGGCCTCGCGATGTCTCCCTTGAAGATCACCTCATGGAGTGGGC